In Leptospira bouyouniensis, the following proteins share a genomic window:
- a CDS encoding ATP-binding protein, with protein sequence MLDSKILRLSQLLSHSSNPFLFVDLKSQNILYCHEHINNRLGFNENLPCSINRVFFETSLILNKANDQNNEWFVIHLLNQNQEKIPATVLISSISEFYEEQNEMIIVFVEWKTQIENHSVHNNDNLEIPFLRTDSVGNIQFANTRFLDFFSLTLEQIRKKSIFEILSLPGQIKKELLNQNIKHEIEIQSGFGEKQKFQLQSFLTPTILTNTNEITILLLNLSSIQNAEYTIKYGEDKLRTFFATINNGFVIVNQDAVILEVAPIFKFLLFQLLAFEIGENIFHFFDKETKAKLTDVLQNSIETQTTQRAEFDYLLLGEEKTFEIKFIPVRRLNPNDIKVMLVFSDITETKRLDRQLIESMKFASIGEIAAGLAHEINNPLQSALLYLEDLITVDEADPIERKNILQKIEAANLRIRDLVKALLDLGRMESPNRDFVSPYYILVRTSELVEVSCRKKNIHFTRHAGPNLPGIFVRWQEIEQVLINCVVNSINALSEMETARKDPKIELGIDIVRSQNKDWVVFSVEDNGPGIDDDTLEKVFLPLFTTRRNKQGTGLGLSISKKIIAEHGGEIYIKTKNGVGTKVEIFLPAHTDENG encoded by the coding sequence TATCGCAGCTACTTTCCCATTCCTCGAATCCATTCCTTTTCGTCGATCTCAAATCCCAAAATATTCTATATTGTCATGAACATATCAATAACCGTTTGGGATTTAATGAAAATCTTCCTTGTTCGATCAATCGAGTCTTTTTTGAAACTTCTTTAATACTAAACAAGGCGAATGATCAAAACAATGAATGGTTTGTTATTCATCTATTAAATCAAAACCAAGAAAAAATACCAGCTACTGTTCTTATTTCATCTATCTCTGAATTCTACGAAGAACAAAACGAAATGATTATTGTTTTTGTAGAATGGAAAACTCAAATTGAGAATCATTCTGTTCACAATAATGATAATTTAGAAATCCCTTTTTTGAGAACTGATTCGGTTGGAAATATTCAATTTGCCAACACACGCTTTTTAGATTTTTTTTCTCTAACTTTAGAACAGATTCGAAAAAAATCTATTTTCGAAATCCTTTCTCTTCCTGGACAGATCAAAAAAGAATTATTGAATCAAAATATCAAACACGAGATTGAAATACAATCAGGGTTTGGCGAAAAACAAAAATTCCAATTACAGAGTTTTTTAACACCAACGATACTTACGAACACAAATGAAATCACGATTCTATTGTTAAATTTATCTTCAATTCAAAATGCAGAATATACAATCAAATATGGAGAAGATAAACTAAGAACATTTTTTGCTACAATTAATAATGGTTTTGTGATCGTTAATCAAGATGCAGTGATCTTGGAAGTTGCACCAATATTTAAGTTTTTGTTGTTTCAACTTTTAGCATTCGAAATAGGAGAGAATATTTTCCATTTTTTTGATAAAGAAACAAAAGCCAAATTAACAGATGTTCTACAAAATTCAATCGAAACTCAAACAACACAAAGAGCAGAATTTGATTATCTATTATTAGGTGAAGAAAAAACTTTTGAAATCAAATTTATTCCTGTTAGGAGGCTTAATCCAAACGACATAAAAGTTATGTTGGTTTTTTCCGATATCACTGAGACAAAACGATTAGATAGACAATTGATTGAATCAATGAAATTTGCAAGTATTGGAGAAATTGCAGCAGGACTTGCACATGAAATTAATAATCCGTTACAAAGTGCACTTCTATATTTAGAGGATTTAATCACAGTTGATGAAGCAGATCCAATCGAAAGGAAAAATATCCTACAAAAAATTGAAGCTGCTAATTTAAGAATTCGCGATTTAGTTAAAGCTTTGCTTGATTTAGGAAGGATGGAAAGTCCAAACCGTGATTTTGTCTCACCCTATTATATTTTGGTGAGAACCAGTGAATTGGTAGAAGTAAGCTGTCGGAAAAAAAATATTCATTTTACTCGTCATGCAGGCCCTAACCTTCCAGGAATTTTTGTCCGATGGCAGGAAATCGAACAAGTGTTGATCAATTGTGTTGTCAATTCCATCAATGCTTTGTCTGAAATGGAAACAGCTCGTAAGGATCCAAAAATTGAGTTGGGAATTGATATAGTTAGGAGTCAAAATAAAGACTGGGTAGTCTTTTCTGTAGAAGACAATGGTCCTGGAATTGATGATGACACATTAGAAAAAGTATTTTTACCATTATTTACAACAAGACGAAACAAACAAGGAACTGGATTGGGTTTATCAATTTCAAAAAAAATCATCGCCGAACATGGCGGTGAAATTTATATCAAAACGAAAAACGGGGTAGGAACAAAGGTGGAAATTTTTCTTCCTGCTCATACGGATGAAAATGGATAA
- a CDS encoding hybrid sensor histidine kinase/response regulator encodes MDKILIIDDEEDIRIALKRVLSREGYQIELSESATDAIKRIEANEIFSLVISDILMSGMSGIDFTKFIAEKNINLPVILITGNPNLSSAEAAIRYHAYEYISKPVDRTQLLSVVKRALEVKNQKDSDLEKLMLSEKLERALRTQNLDLNRQNAAILNATSDAVITINHKLVIVSANKSSFEMFRFHSPLDLIGQNVRLLFTENKMQKYMNQVSSVLSQEPNKSTLQLSDVTLQRSDSSTFLADIAICSYSLDGDSYYTGVIRDVTQKKMMVEQLIHSERRAFLSVVAASIGHEINNSLTAIQGFVEMASRENADLMLKDRALKVTLNQTEKLRALTSNLLQLGKSVKSNHEKTEILNLNSEITTVLQVFKETAKLKYCQIQRSESEQIILFRMNSDQFALLLSNILLNAADATNNIGTIEIKTYLQSKKAHLIITDDGEGMSQETLEKIYEPYFTTKELGKGTGLGMFVVKQIVDNFDIKLEIDSNPGKGSKFHFIFPEVSET; translated from the coding sequence ATGGATAAAATATTAATTATCGATGATGAAGAAGACATTCGTATTGCTTTGAAACGTGTCCTTTCTCGTGAAGGTTACCAAATTGAACTCTCAGAATCTGCTACTGATGCAATTAAAAGAATTGAGGCAAATGAAATTTTTTCATTAGTAATTTCAGATATTTTAATGTCTGGAATGTCTGGTATCGATTTCACCAAATTCATTGCTGAAAAAAATATAAACCTACCTGTTATTTTAATTACAGGAAATCCAAATTTATCTTCAGCAGAAGCGGCTATTCGTTATCATGCTTATGAATACATTTCCAAACCGGTTGACAGGACTCAGCTACTTTCCGTTGTAAAACGAGCTTTGGAAGTCAAAAATCAAAAAGATTCTGACTTAGAAAAATTAATGTTATCCGAAAAATTGGAAAGAGCTCTTCGGACACAAAATTTAGATTTAAATAGACAAAACGCTGCTATATTAAATGCGACATCGGATGCCGTTATCACAATCAATCACAAGTTAGTCATTGTTTCAGCAAACAAATCTAGTTTCGAAATGTTTCGTTTTCACTCCCCTTTAGATTTAATAGGACAAAATGTACGTCTCTTATTTACCGAAAATAAAATGCAAAAATACATGAATCAAGTTTCTAGTGTATTGAGTCAGGAACCGAATAAATCTACACTACAACTTTCTGACGTAACATTACAAAGGTCGGATTCTTCAACCTTTCTTGCTGATATCGCAATTTGTTCTTATAGTTTAGATGGGGATTCTTATTATACAGGTGTGATCCGAGATGTGACACAGAAAAAAATGATGGTGGAACAACTCATTCATTCGGAAAGGAGAGCTTTTTTATCAGTAGTTGCAGCGAGTATTGGCCATGAAATCAATAATTCATTAACAGCTATACAAGGATTTGTGGAAATGGCATCTCGTGAAAATGCTGATTTGATGTTAAAAGATCGGGCTCTTAAGGTAACTTTGAACCAAACTGAAAAATTGAGAGCCCTAACTTCAAATTTATTACAATTAGGAAAATCCGTAAAATCAAATCACGAAAAAACTGAAATTCTAAATTTGAATTCTGAAATTACAACCGTTTTACAAGTGTTTAAGGAAACTGCTAAATTAAAATACTGTCAAATACAACGAAGCGAATCAGAACAAATCATTCTGTTCCGTATGAATTCGGACCAATTTGCACTTTTACTTTCTAACATTTTGTTGAATGCTGCTGATGCGACTAATAATATTGGCACAATCGAAATTAAAACATATCTTCAAAGCAAAAAAGCTCACCTAATCATAACTGATGATGGTGAAGGTATGTCACAAGAAACCTTAGAAAAAATATACGAACCATATTTTACAACCAAAGAATTGGGTAAAGGAACAGGACTAGGGATGTTTGTGGTGAAACAAATAGTAGATAATTTTGACATTAAGTTAGAAATTGATTCTAACCCTGGAAAAGGATCTAAATTTCATTTTATTTTTCCTGAGGTTTCCGAAACCTAG